One region of Epilithonimonas zeae genomic DNA includes:
- a CDS encoding ABC transporter ATP-binding protein: MLRAEHIKKTYNAGKKIALQDFSIEVPTASIYGLLGPNGAGKTSFIRIINQITQADEGNVWIDGEKLNPEHIKNIGYMPEERGLYKNMTVGDQLLYFGELKGMSRQEALSQAKFWFEQLNIDQWWKKKLSELSKGMAQKIQFVVTVLHRPKLLILDEPFSGFDPVNANLIKDQIIRLKNEGTTIILSTHRMESVEEMCDFVALINNSKKVLDGKVFDVREQFKQNVFSVVLSDVNSENLEELTRKYQIENLGTANGLFNFELKNTENQNILLQDLLKAGTIRTFNEKIPSMNEVFINAVKS; encoded by the coding sequence ATGCTGAGAGCAGAACATATCAAAAAAACATACAACGCCGGTAAGAAAATTGCACTTCAGGACTTTTCGATTGAAGTTCCTACTGCCAGTATTTACGGGCTTTTGGGACCAAATGGCGCCGGAAAAACGTCGTTTATCCGAATCATTAATCAAATCACTCAGGCTGATGAAGGCAATGTTTGGATCGACGGCGAAAAACTGAATCCGGAACATATCAAAAACATCGGTTATATGCCGGAAGAACGTGGTCTTTACAAGAATATGACGGTGGGCGACCAGCTTTTGTATTTTGGGGAACTGAAAGGAATGTCCCGACAGGAAGCGCTTTCGCAAGCGAAATTCTGGTTTGAGCAACTTAATATCGACCAATGGTGGAAGAAAAAGCTAAGCGAACTGTCGAAAGGAATGGCGCAGAAAATCCAGTTTGTGGTAACGGTTCTGCATCGTCCGAAATTATTGATTCTGGATGAGCCTTTTTCAGGATTTGACCCAGTGAATGCGAACCTCATCAAAGACCAGATCATTCGCCTGAAAAACGAAGGAACGACAATAATCTTATCGACTCACAGAATGGAAAGTGTTGAGGAAATGTGTGATTTTGTAGCGCTCATCAACAATTCTAAGAAAGTTCTGGACGGGAAAGTTTTTGATGTTCGGGAACAATTTAAGCAGAATGTTTTTTCTGTGGTTTTATCAGATGTGAATTCTGAAAACCTGGAAGAACTGACGAGAAAATATCAAATCGAAAATCTTGGAACGGCGAATGGTTTGTTCAATTTTGAATTGAAAAATACGGAGAATCAGAATATTTTGCTTCAAGACCTTCTGAAAGCCGGAACGATACGAACCTTCAATGAGAAAATCCCGAGTATGAATGAGGTTTTCATTAATGCAGTTAAGTCATAA
- a CDS encoding diphosphomevalonate/mevalonate 3,5-bisphosphate decarboxylase family protein, which translates to MTQEFLGNSQFQISNQLVSASCPSNIALIKYWGKYENQIPANPSISYTLNHCRTNTTMEFFAGEDFSVQTFLAGNEEKKFAEKIEKYFKNIEPYLPWILKGKYIIKTENTFPHSSGIASSASGFGAIAKCLMNLDQLFSTDNHQPSTINQKASFLARLGSGSACRSLYEGLVVWGKTEEVEGSSDLFAVQYPNEEIHPIFKNFNDWVLLIHEGQKSVSSTVGHGLMNTNPYAERRFQEAHENFTKLKTILSSGDMEGFIKLVEHEALTLHAMMMMSEPAFILMQTGTLQVINKIWDFRRITGLSLFFTLDAGANVHLLFPNDIDNDGIIDFIKTELIPLTQKGGVVKDVMRW; encoded by the coding sequence ATGACTCAAGAATTTTTGGGAAATTCCCAATTCCAGATATCCAATCAACTAGTTTCCGCAAGCTGTCCTTCTAATATCGCATTGATTAAATATTGGGGAAAATACGAAAATCAGATTCCTGCCAATCCAAGTATCAGCTATACTTTGAACCATTGCAGAACCAATACGACGATGGAGTTTTTTGCAGGAGAAGATTTTTCTGTTCAGACTTTTTTAGCAGGAAATGAAGAAAAAAAATTCGCTGAGAAAATTGAAAAATATTTCAAAAATATTGAGCCATATCTACCTTGGATTCTGAAAGGAAAATACATCATCAAAACCGAAAATACTTTTCCTCACAGTTCAGGAATTGCAAGTTCAGCTTCAGGTTTTGGAGCAATTGCAAAATGTCTGATGAATTTGGACCAACTATTTTCAACCGACAACCATCAACCATCAACCATCAACCAAAAAGCCAGCTTTTTGGCAAGATTAGGAAGCGGAAGTGCTTGCAGAAGTCTTTATGAAGGTTTGGTAGTTTGGGGAAAAACCGAAGAAGTGGAAGGAAGCTCGGATTTATTTGCTGTCCAATATCCGAATGAGGAAATCCATCCGATTTTCAAAAACTTCAATGATTGGGTTTTGCTGATTCACGAAGGTCAGAAATCTGTTTCTTCAACCGTTGGTCACGGATTAATGAACACCAATCCTTACGCCGAGAGACGTTTCCAGGAAGCTCACGAGAATTTTACCAAACTGAAAACCATTCTCTCATCAGGTGATATGGAAGGCTTCATCAAATTGGTTGAGCATGAAGCTTTGACACTTCACGCAATGATGATGATGAGCGAGCCGGCTTTTATCCTAATGCAGACGGGAACTTTGCAAGTGATTAATAAGATATGGGATTTCAGGAGAATTACAGGATTATCATTATTTTTCACATTAGATGCTGGAGCGAATGTTCATTTGCTTTTCCCGAATGATATAGATAACGACGGAATTATAGATTTCATCAAAACAGAACTGATTCCATTGACACAGAAAGGTGGAGTAGTGAAAGATGTTATGAGATGGTAA
- a CDS encoding DUF1634 domain-containing protein has translation MRTKPFTDVDLNRSVGNLLRLGVILSVVTSLIGFIKLFSEGFVMPRKYRLLEMGDSSEKVWGAFWNSLCKGEGMAIIQLGILLLILTPLVRIIFALIGYLKEKDYIYVVISLIVLAIMTVSFLTGYAH, from the coding sequence ATGAGAACAAAACCATTTACAGATGTTGACCTAAATCGCTCCGTTGGAAATCTACTAAGATTAGGTGTCATCCTTTCCGTTGTGACTTCTCTGATTGGGTTTATTAAACTCTTTTCAGAAGGCTTTGTGATGCCAAGAAAATACAGACTTTTGGAAATGGGAGATTCCTCCGAAAAAGTCTGGGGAGCTTTCTGGAACTCGCTTTGTAAAGGCGAAGGAATGGCGATTATACAATTGGGAATTTTGCTTCTGATTTTGACGCCATTAGTTAGAATTATATTTGCACTTATAGGTTATTTGAAAGAGAAAGATTACATCTATGTTGTAATTTCTCTTATTGTTTTGGCGATTATGACTGTCAGTTTCTTGACAGGCTACGCGCATTGA
- a CDS encoding nuclear transport factor 2 family protein → MKIGFLLLGILPIFGFSQTSEEDLVKSTVNQLFNGMKTSDSVLIKKSFSKTAVLQTITKTGEVKNESINDFALSISKAEKQSLDERITFSNILIDGNLASVWTPYEFYYKGQFSHCGVNSFQLVKSNNEWKIQYIIDTRRKDNCRK, encoded by the coding sequence ATGAAAATTGGATTTTTGTTATTGGGTATTCTTCCTATTTTTGGGTTTTCTCAGACTTCGGAAGAGGATTTGGTTAAGTCAACGGTTAATCAATTATTTAATGGAATGAAAACTTCTGATTCTGTATTGATTAAAAAATCGTTTTCTAAAACTGCTGTTTTACAGACCATAACCAAGACTGGTGAAGTTAAAAATGAAAGTATTAATGATTTTGCATTAAGTATTTCTAAAGCTGAAAAACAAAGTCTGGATGAGAGAATCACATTTTCAAATATCTTGATTGACGGAAATCTGGCTTCGGTCTGGACGCCTTATGAGTTTTATTACAAAGGTCAGTTTTCGCATTGTGGTGTCAATTCTTTTCAATTGGTAAAATCGAATAACGAATGGAAAATC
- a CDS encoding ABC transporter permease encodes MKNIFLITKREFLTQVKKKSFIILTLLAPLMIIGFGALIGFMFKANEAEYKFEVVDKSGIFAGQLKSTKDITYTFVPTNTENALVKNLKELKGSDGILIIPELKDKNFDALENGTKLLTNKKIGVDTKSAVSRDLSEILKKEKIKTLGISEDRIVNLDKSFKIISQNVTESDRPESDLAFGIKTALSFGLMYVVFMFIIIYGVRVMRSVLEEKNNRVVEIIISSVKPFELMMGKILGVTLVALTQFIIWIAMSVTAALFLNTGFAAMQKNIPAEQSEVMKNMDFQQIATEVSHILLDMNYIGIIGVFVFFFLFGYIFYSSMYAAIGSAVDNETETQQFTMFAIVPLMLGLYGSFTIMNNPDGPMAFWLSIIPFTSPVAMIARIPFGVPLWEILLSIFLLIASTLLMVYIAAKIYRVGILMYGNKATLKEIWKWIRS; translated from the coding sequence ATGAAAAATATATTCCTCATAACAAAAAGAGAATTTCTGACGCAGGTTAAGAAAAAATCTTTTATCATCCTGACACTTTTGGCTCCGCTGATGATTATTGGATTTGGTGCTTTGATTGGCTTTATGTTCAAGGCTAACGAAGCGGAATACAAATTTGAAGTGGTTGACAAAAGCGGAATCTTTGCCGGACAACTGAAGTCTACAAAAGATATTACTTACACTTTTGTCCCAACCAATACGGAAAATGCATTGGTTAAAAATCTGAAAGAACTAAAAGGTTCGGACGGAATTCTCATCATCCCGGAATTGAAAGACAAAAATTTTGATGCATTGGAAAACGGAACAAAATTATTGACAAATAAGAAAATCGGTGTAGATACGAAAAGTGCGGTTTCCAGAGATTTGAGCGAAATTTTGAAAAAAGAAAAAATCAAGACGCTTGGAATTTCCGAGGACAGAATCGTGAATCTTGATAAAAGCTTCAAAATCATTTCTCAAAACGTGACGGAAAGCGACCGGCCGGAAAGTGACCTCGCTTTTGGAATTAAGACTGCGTTGAGTTTTGGATTGATGTACGTGGTTTTTATGTTCATCATTATTTACGGTGTCAGAGTAATGAGAAGCGTTTTGGAAGAAAAAAACAACCGTGTTGTGGAAATCATCATCTCGTCTGTAAAACCATTTGAACTGATGATGGGGAAAATCCTGGGTGTGACTTTGGTTGCTTTAACCCAGTTTATCATTTGGATTGCGATGTCTGTGACTGCTGCGCTCTTTCTTAATACAGGATTTGCTGCGATGCAGAAAAACATACCTGCAGAACAAAGTGAGGTAATGAAAAATATGGATTTTCAACAAATCGCAACCGAAGTTTCTCATATTCTTTTGGATATGAATTATATAGGAATTATTGGTGTTTTCGTATTTTTCTTTTTGTTTGGATACATCTTTTACAGCTCGATGTATGCAGCAATCGGAAGTGCTGTTGATAATGAGACCGAAACGCAACAATTCACGATGTTTGCGATTGTTCCTTTGATGTTGGGACTTTACGGAAGCTTCACAATTATGAATAACCCGGACGGGCCGATGGCTTTTTGGTTGTCGATCATTCCCTTTACTTCGCCAGTTGCGATGATTGCGAGGATTCCGTTTGGTGTGCCGCTTTGGGAGATTTTGTTATCGATTTTCCTTTTGATTGCTTCTACTCTACTAATGGTTTATATTGCTGCGAAAATCTATAGAGTGGGAATTTTGATGTACGGAAATAAAGCGACTTTGAAGGAGATTTGGAAGTGGATTAGGAGTTGA
- a CDS encoding sulfite exporter TauE/SafE family protein, whose amino-acid sequence MSEIIILFIGAIAAGLMGSLTGLGGGVIIIPLLTLGFGVPMHYAIGASLISVIGTSSGAAVAFVKEGFTNMRIGMFLEIATTTGAVSGALVSGFLNPNTIGIIFASILILTVLLNLKGKPDHQEELIKGSLADKLKLYGTFPDKDGIKHYASRNTIPGFLMMVFAGAMSGLLGIGSGALKVLAMDNMMKLPFKVSTTTSNFMIGVTAVAGALIYFQRGQIIPVIAAPVLIGVVVGSFIGSKTLMISKTKKLKVFFAIVITILSIYMMYNGVNKNFH is encoded by the coding sequence ATGTCAGAAATCATAATTCTCTTTATTGGAGCAATTGCTGCCGGATTGATGGGTTCTCTTACAGGTCTGGGTGGCGGTGTCATCATTATTCCTCTTCTTACGCTTGGTTTCGGTGTTCCAATGCATTATGCAATTGGCGCTTCTCTTATCTCAGTTATTGGGACTTCTTCCGGCGCAGCAGTGGCTTTTGTAAAAGAAGGTTTTACCAATATGCGAATCGGAATGTTCTTGGAGATTGCAACCACAACAGGAGCAGTTTCAGGAGCTTTGGTTTCAGGATTTCTAAATCCGAATACAATCGGAATTATTTTTGCGAGTATCTTAATACTTACCGTTCTCTTAAATCTTAAAGGAAAACCTGACCATCAGGAAGAATTAATCAAAGGAAGTTTAGCCGATAAACTTAAGCTTTATGGAACTTTCCCTGATAAAGACGGCATCAAACATTATGCTTCAAGAAATACGATTCCAGGATTTTTGATGATGGTTTTTGCAGGCGCAATGTCCGGACTTTTAGGAATTGGTTCTGGCGCTTTGAAGGTTTTGGCAATGGATAATATGATGAAATTACCTTTCAAAGTTTCTACAACAACCAGTAATTTTATGATTGGTGTAACGGCTGTTGCAGGCGCTTTAATCTATTTTCAAAGAGGTCAAATCATTCCTGTTATTGCCGCGCCGGTTTTGATAGGTGTGGTGGTTGGAAGTTTCATAGGTTCGAAAACTTTGATGATTTCCAAGACAAAGAAACTGAAAGTATTTTTTGCAATCGTAATCACGATTCTTTCAATTTATATGATGTACAACGGTGTCAATAAAAATTTCCATTAA
- a CDS encoding VOC family protein has product MQIHHIAIICSNYEVSKKFYTEVLGLNIIREVYREERQSYKLDLAIGKHYAIELFSFPNPPKRPSRPESCGLRHIAFSVENVEEKRNELISKGLECEEIRIDEFTDKRFFFTSDPDDLPLEFYEN; this is encoded by the coding sequence ATGCAAATCCACCACATCGCTATCATCTGTTCCAATTACGAAGTTTCCAAAAAATTTTATACAGAAGTTTTAGGTCTTAATATTATTCGTGAAGTTTATCGTGAAGAAAGACAGTCTTACAAACTGGATTTAGCAATCGGGAAACATTATGCGATTGAATTATTTTCTTTTCCCAATCCACCAAAACGTCCATCAAGACCAGAAAGTTGTGGACTTCGTCATATCGCTTTTTCGGTTGAAAATGTAGAAGAAAAAAGAAATGAATTAATATCAAAGGGCTTAGAATGCGAAGAAATAAGAATTGATGAATTCACTGATAAACGATTCTTTTTTACTTCTGATCCTGATGATTTGCCTTTGGAATTTTATGAGAATTAG
- the bla gene encoding subclass B3 metallo-beta-lactamase yields the protein MKKFAILLLLIISFFGNAQTVTEPKNNPEKWSQPYEPFRIVGNLYYVGTYDLASYLIVTNKGNILINTGLADSYPQIKANIEKLGFKYKDIKILTLTQAHFDHMGAMADIKKDTGAKLYVDKAELTELKSGGKSDYELGKYGVTFKPLTPDFLLKNNDKIKLGNTTLTLLHHPGHTKGSCSFIFETKDKDRTYKVLIANMPSIIIDHKFSDVRTYPDMQKDYAYTLDAMKKLNFDVWVASHASQFDLHEKRKPGDAYNPKLFMDKENYFKELKELENDYLDKLKEESK from the coding sequence ATGAAAAAATTCGCAATTCTACTTCTACTAATAATTTCCTTTTTCGGAAATGCACAAACTGTAACAGAACCAAAAAATAATCCGGAAAAATGGTCTCAGCCTTATGAACCATTTAGGATTGTTGGGAATTTGTATTATGTTGGAACTTATGATTTGGCATCTTATCTTATTGTTACAAACAAAGGAAATATCCTTATCAATACAGGTTTAGCCGATTCTTATCCGCAAATCAAAGCAAATATTGAAAAGTTAGGATTCAAATATAAAGACATCAAAATCCTGACTTTGACTCAGGCACATTTTGATCATATGGGCGCAATGGCTGATATCAAAAAAGATACTGGGGCAAAACTTTATGTGGACAAAGCAGAATTAACAGAACTGAAATCTGGTGGAAAATCTGACTATGAATTAGGAAAATATGGAGTGACATTTAAACCATTAACACCGGATTTTCTCTTGAAAAACAATGACAAAATCAAATTAGGAAATACGACTTTGACTTTGCTTCATCATCCTGGTCACACCAAAGGTTCCTGCAGTTTTATTTTCGAAACCAAAGATAAAGACAGAACTTATAAAGTTTTGATTGCCAATATGCCGTCCATCATTATCGACCACAAATTTTCTGATGTTCGCACTTATCCTGATATGCAAAAAGATTATGCTTATACTTTGGATGCTATGAAAAAGTTGAATTTTGATGTTTGGGTCGCTTCTCACGCCAGTCAATTCGATTTACACGAGAAACGTAAACCAGGCGATGCTTACAATCCGAAATTGTTTATGGATAAGGAAAATTACTTCAAAGAACTGAAAGAGTTGGAGAATGATTATTTGGATAAATTGAAAGAGGAATCAAAATAA